In Crassostrea angulata isolate pt1a10 chromosome 4, ASM2561291v2, whole genome shotgun sequence, one genomic interval encodes:
- the LOC128181728 gene encoding uncharacterized protein LOC128181728, producing MFGHTTGVTVSLLVALCSLAVYTYGQNEPEVNTNLLRQILQEDVDLLSELDQFTDDKEDTESDDWLPGGPPEDNESAVQKRLFGHGTKHAQRKRFLSPSTAKLLKKLQSRRPRQNKRLFCNFGGC from the exons ATGTTTGGCCACACTACTGGTGTAACTGTTAGCCTCCTTGTGGCTCTGTGTTCGCTTGCAGTCTATACCTACGGCCAGAATGAGCCTGAAGTAAACACCAATCTTCTGAGACAG aTCCTTCAGGAAGATGTGGACCTACTTAGTGAGTTAGATCAATTCACTGATGACAAGGAAGACACTGAGTCCGACGATTGGCTGCCAGGCGGTCCTCCAGAGGACAACGAAAGTGCCGTACAAAAGCGTCTTTTTGGACACGGAACGAAACATGCGCAGAGAAAACGTTTCCTTTCACCTAGTACAGCTAAACTCCTTAAAAAATTACAGTCTAGGAGACCTCGACAAAATAAACGactattttgtaattttggtgGGTGTTGA